The following proteins are co-located in the Hydrogenophaga sp. RAC07 genome:
- a CDS encoding Crp/Fnr family transcriptional regulator: MNPPNHTPACNAPTPISRGSTPGRSSLADLLRMLGNDTMNTPETALAASRMVLCLRRVPAGDPLFHMGAPSDALYFVCSGTFKIFRTDEDGYEQMLAFAGRREVLAFDALCMDFHPTAATALEDATVYVVPKADLPALSRAAPALEQELRRAGSQALTRTRELVDVMAAVASEVRLARFLLQLSNQMAASGQSPRRFHLRMGRRDIASMLGVAHETVSRSFTALAMARLIHVNDRDVEILDMAGLQAYSRSTRRAMDDLGAASARRSLHQRGGAGKSARLQALPA, translated from the coding sequence TTGAACCCACCCAACCACACCCCGGCATGCAACGCACCAACCCCCATCAGCCGCGGCTCAACACCCGGACGCAGCAGCCTGGCCGACCTGTTGCGCATGCTGGGCAACGACACCATGAACACGCCGGAGACGGCACTTGCCGCCAGCCGCATGGTGCTCTGCCTGCGCCGGGTGCCCGCTGGCGACCCCCTGTTCCACATGGGGGCGCCCAGCGATGCGCTGTACTTTGTGTGCAGCGGCACGTTCAAGATCTTCCGCACCGACGAAGATGGCTACGAACAGATGCTGGCCTTTGCCGGACGCCGGGAGGTGCTGGCCTTCGACGCGCTGTGCATGGACTTCCACCCCACCGCCGCCACCGCGCTGGAAGACGCCACCGTGTATGTGGTCCCCAAGGCCGATCTGCCTGCCCTGAGCCGGGCGGCGCCGGCCTTGGAGCAGGAACTGCGGCGGGCTGGCAGCCAGGCGCTCACCCGCACGCGGGAACTGGTGGACGTGATGGCGGCCGTGGCCTCGGAGGTCCGGCTCGCACGCTTCCTGTTGCAGCTCTCGAACCAGATGGCCGCCAGCGGCCAGTCGCCGCGGCGCTTCCACCTGCGCATGGGCCGGCGCGACATCGCCAGCATGCTCGGCGTGGCGCACGAAACCGTGAGCCGCTCCTTCACCGCGCTGGCCATGGCCCGCCTCATCCATGTCAACGACCGCGACGTGGAAATCCTGGACATGGCGGGTCTCCAGGCCTACTCGCGCAGCACCCGCCGAGCCATGGACGACCTGGGGGCAGCGTCTGCGCGCCGCTCCCTGCACCAGCGCGGTGGCGCCGGCAAGTCCGCCCGCCTGCAAGCCCTGCCCGCTTGA
- a CDS encoding sensor histidine kinase has translation MSESTNSSTTSRESLEHELHVHQVELVQQNEELQRTQSDLAAAHDRYRDLYDFAPVGYCTLDAQGCITKINLTGAGLLGQPRAALLGKPLARFVSSNEADRWHLYLRWALARETPQRIDLTMNFADGTLHWFAAINSVRVLADDGAPTLRVSITDVTDRMRSEVERRIAAIDADARESERRRMALELHEDLGQRLSAIKIRVANLPESSEVANEIDQALALVRRITFDLRPPMLNDLGLHAALDWLAKDTARRLNLKLSLRMDNDLPPLGRAVSLALYRFFQESLSYLLHETKASELVIDVQRPLGQFILNLRARGGEMKAPWHLDVRSEPSLILEHRARLAGGRLEFDATPDPSGWIGLRLTQNLDLKETPVDRAGRPT, from the coding sequence ATGAGTGAGTCAACCAACTCATCCACCACCAGTCGTGAGTCGCTGGAACACGAACTGCATGTGCACCAGGTCGAACTGGTGCAGCAGAACGAGGAGCTGCAGCGCACCCAGTCCGACCTGGCCGCCGCGCACGACCGCTACCGCGACCTGTACGACTTTGCGCCGGTGGGCTACTGCACGCTGGACGCTCAGGGCTGCATCACCAAAATCAACCTCACCGGCGCCGGCCTGTTGGGCCAGCCGCGCGCTGCGTTGCTGGGCAAGCCGCTGGCGCGTTTTGTGAGTTCGAACGAAGCCGATCGCTGGCACCTCTACCTGCGCTGGGCCCTGGCGCGCGAAACGCCGCAGCGCATCGACCTGACGATGAACTTTGCCGACGGTACCCTGCACTGGTTCGCCGCCATCAACAGCGTTCGGGTGTTGGCGGACGATGGAGCGCCCACCTTGCGGGTGTCCATCACCGATGTCACCGACCGCATGCGTTCCGAGGTGGAAAGGCGCATTGCCGCGATCGACGCCGACGCCCGCGAATCGGAGCGCCGGCGCATGGCGCTGGAGCTGCACGAAGACCTGGGCCAGCGCCTGAGTGCGATCAAGATCCGCGTCGCGAACCTGCCCGAAAGCAGCGAGGTGGCCAACGAGATCGACCAGGCGCTCGCGCTGGTGCGGCGCATCACCTTCGACCTGCGCCCGCCCATGCTGAACGATCTGGGGCTGCATGCCGCCCTCGACTGGCTGGCCAAGGACACAGCGCGCCGGCTGAACCTGAAACTGTCCCTGCGCATGGACAACGACCTGCCGCCGCTGGGCCGCGCAGTGTCGCTGGCGCTTTACCGCTTTTTCCAGGAATCGCTCTCGTACCTGCTGCACGAGACCAAGGCCTCGGAACTCGTCATCGATGTGCAGCGCCCGCTGGGGCAGTTCATCCTCAACCTGCGCGCGCGGGGCGGCGAGATGAAGGCGCCGTGGCATCTGGACGTGCGCTCGGAGCCTTCCCTGATCCTCGAACACCGGGCCCGCCTGGCGGGTGGGCGGCTGGAGTTCGACGCCACGCCCGATCCCTCGGGCTGGATCGGCCTGCGGCTGACGCAGAACCTGGACCTGAAGGAAACCCCGGTCGACCGGGCGGGACGACCGACATGA
- a CDS encoding PAS domain-containing sensor histidine kinase, which yields MTSSAPHAKTLRPSVSPEALAEPRLAHAALEGVITVDQQQRIVMINPAGLSMFGLTREQALGMDLARLIPQRLREAHADHVRQFGASGETERAMGQRGRVMGVRASGEEFPLEAAIFKSEVAQPSGNQTYYTALLRDLSELSRMSSVIEQLNQRLRALFERAPVAIWITERDRVVFANQACAQLIGLPDPAHLIGRSIFEVLSPPSHEQVRSKLRDIERDEGVSMVVGSIQHADGSVRDVELVVAVLPDHERSFVQMVINDITQRSREKKDLLRSRRTLRELSASLVEAREEERRRIARELHDELGQRLTALKLEMIACQRDHPDLAVGERAQLMLDMLDETVASARRIAMDLRPLMLDDLGLPEAIDWLVQEFKRRTGIEVDTRLGEGLRELPPPLATTLYRIVQEALTNITRHARATRVSIGLQGRDHELLLTIQDNGVGFARGFRSHGQGSFGLLGIRERVLMLGGRLSVGNVPEGGARLVVHVPLAQPPAPAEDDFDKDAGEPLFDDSTRGHLD from the coding sequence GTGACTTCATCCGCGCCCCATGCCAAGACCCTTCGCCCTTCCGTTTCCCCGGAAGCGCTGGCGGAGCCCCGACTGGCCCACGCCGCGCTCGAAGGCGTGATCACGGTGGACCAGCAGCAGCGCATCGTCATGATCAACCCCGCCGGCCTCAGCATGTTCGGCCTGACCCGCGAGCAGGCGCTGGGCATGGATCTCGCTCGCCTCATTCCGCAGCGCCTGCGCGAGGCGCACGCGGACCATGTGCGGCAGTTTGGCGCTTCCGGTGAGACAGAGCGCGCGATGGGCCAACGCGGTCGGGTGATGGGCGTTCGCGCCAGCGGTGAAGAATTCCCGCTGGAGGCGGCCATCTTCAAGAGCGAGGTGGCCCAGCCATCGGGCAACCAGACCTACTACACCGCGCTGCTGCGCGATCTCAGTGAGTTGAGCCGCATGAGCTCGGTGATCGAGCAGCTCAACCAGCGCCTGCGCGCCCTCTTCGAGCGTGCCCCGGTGGCGATCTGGATCACCGAGCGGGACCGGGTGGTGTTCGCCAACCAGGCCTGCGCGCAGCTGATCGGTTTGCCGGACCCGGCGCACCTGATCGGTCGTTCGATCTTCGAGGTGCTCTCGCCGCCGTCGCACGAGCAGGTGCGCAGCAAGCTGCGGGACATCGAGCGGGACGAAGGCGTGTCGATGGTGGTGGGATCCATCCAGCACGCCGACGGTTCGGTGCGCGATGTCGAGTTGGTGGTGGCGGTGCTGCCCGACCACGAACGCAGTTTTGTGCAGATGGTCATCAACGACATCACCCAGCGCTCGCGTGAAAAGAAAGACCTGCTGCGCTCGCGCCGTACCCTGCGCGAACTCTCGGCCAGCCTGGTGGAGGCGCGCGAAGAGGAGCGCAGGCGCATCGCCCGCGAGCTGCACGACGAACTGGGCCAGCGGCTCACCGCGCTCAAGCTGGAAATGATTGCCTGCCAGCGCGACCACCCGGACCTGGCTGTGGGCGAGCGCGCGCAGCTCATGCTGGACATGCTGGACGAGACCGTGGCCTCGGCGCGGCGCATCGCCATGGACCTGCGCCCGCTGATGCTGGACGACCTCGGCCTGCCCGAGGCCATCGACTGGTTGGTGCAGGAGTTCAAGCGCCGCACTGGCATCGAGGTCGACACCCGGCTGGGCGAGGGGCTGCGCGAACTGCCGCCCCCCCTGGCCACCACGCTCTACCGCATCGTGCAGGAGGCCTTGACCAACATCACGCGCCATGCGAGGGCCACCCGCGTGTCGATCGGGCTGCAGGGCCGCGACCACGAACTGCTGCTCACCATTCAGGACAATGGAGTAGGCTTTGCCCGCGGCTTTCGTTCGCACGGCCAGGGCTCCTTCGGCCTACTGGGCATCCGGGAGCGGGTTCTGATGCTGGGCGGACGCCTGTCGGTGGGCAATGTGCCCGAGGGCGGCGCCCGGCTGGTGGTGCATGTGCCTCTGGCACAGCCACCGGCCCCGGCGGAGGATGATTTCGACAAGGACGCGGGCGAGCCGTTGTTCGACGATTCCACGCGAGGCCATCTGGATTGA
- a CDS encoding class I SAM-dependent methyltransferase has translation MQLTLPSLIESRIGQLSRPLALQWPGGRAGAADAPVRLKVNDSQQLKWLVSGQIGTLADAYVRGDLEIEGNLREAVEIAAELAGDPVGQGHAHLGAQLLQHLRSRWLHRPHKDAEQVRFHYDLSDDFFALWLDPLRVYSCAYYEHNDMTLAQAQEAKLEHICRKLQLEPGQLLLDIGAGWGGLLLWAAEHHGVHAMGITLSRHQHAHVNRLIDEKGLRDRVTMRLLDYRDLPPLARFDRIASVGMFEHVGSAQLDNYFGRLQRLLKPGGLLLNHGITAGGVDNPQLGAGLGDFIGKHIFPGGELVHVSRVARSLSACGLELLDAENLRPHYARTLWAWSDALESQLERAREITSEATVRAYRLYLAGCAVAFERGWISIHQLLASRPTGVVNNTPLRGAQSDYPFNRRHIYAAEPA, from the coding sequence ATGCAACTCACCCTGCCCTCCCTGATCGAGTCGCGCATCGGCCAACTCTCGCGCCCGCTGGCGCTGCAGTGGCCCGGTGGCCGCGCGGGCGCCGCCGACGCACCGGTGCGGCTCAAAGTGAACGACTCCCAGCAACTCAAGTGGCTGGTCAGCGGCCAGATCGGCACCCTGGCCGACGCTTACGTGCGCGGCGACCTGGAGATCGAAGGCAACCTGCGCGAAGCGGTGGAGATCGCCGCCGAACTGGCCGGCGATCCGGTGGGCCAGGGACATGCCCACCTGGGCGCCCAGCTGCTGCAACACCTGCGCTCGCGCTGGTTGCACCGCCCGCACAAGGACGCCGAGCAGGTGCGCTTTCACTACGACCTGAGCGACGACTTCTTCGCGCTCTGGCTGGACCCGCTGCGCGTGTACTCGTGCGCCTACTACGAGCACAACGACATGACGCTGGCGCAAGCGCAGGAGGCCAAGCTCGAACACATCTGCCGCAAGCTTCAGCTGGAGCCCGGCCAGTTGCTGCTGGACATCGGCGCGGGTTGGGGCGGGCTGCTGCTGTGGGCCGCCGAGCACCACGGCGTGCACGCCATGGGCATCACGCTCTCGCGCCACCAGCACGCCCACGTGAACCGCCTCATCGACGAGAAAGGCCTGCGCGACCGGGTCACCATGCGCCTGCTCGACTACCGCGATTTGCCGCCCCTGGCGCGTTTTGACCGCATCGCCTCGGTCGGCATGTTCGAGCACGTGGGCAGCGCCCAGCTCGACAACTACTTCGGCCGGCTGCAACGCCTGCTCAAACCTGGTGGCCTGCTGCTCAACCACGGCATCACCGCTGGCGGCGTCGACAACCCCCAGCTCGGCGCCGGCCTGGGCGACTTCATCGGCAAACACATCTTCCCCGGCGGCGAACTGGTGCACGTGTCGCGCGTGGCGCGCAGCCTGAGTGCATGCGGCCTGGAGCTTCTGGATGCCGAGAACCTGCGACCGCACTACGCCCGCACCTTGTGGGCCTGGTCAGACGCGCTGGAAAGCCAGCTGGAGCGCGCACGCGAAATCACCAGCGAGGCCACGGTGCGCGCGTACCGGCTGTACCTCGCCGGCTGTGCCGTGGCGTTCGAACGTGGCTGGATCTCGATCCACCAGTTGCTGGCCTCGCGTCCCACCGGCGTGGTGAACAACACGCCGCTGCGGGGAGCGCAGTCGGACTACCCCTTCAACCGGCGCCACATCTACGCGGCAGAGCCCGCGTGA